The DNA window GTGTCCAGCACACCGCCGGTCTGTCCGAGGGCAGCAGAACTGTCCGACAGGCTGGCATCCAGCTGGGTGAGAATCAGTTTTAACTGTTCTATGGTCGGATTCACATCCGAAAGTGTTGCGGTCAGCGTTCCACTCAAGGTAGATAATGTATCCATGGATTGACTTAACTTCGGAATCAGAGATTCATTCAGAGAATTCCGGTAAGTCTGAAGTGAGGAACGACTGTCCGTCACCAGTTTTTCCAGCGAAGTTCTGGTATTCTGTGCTGTGGTCATAGCTTCCTGAATACTGGAATTGCTGGTACTCAAAGAATCCAGAAGTTCCTGAAAAGAAGCATTCTGCTGTTGCAGAACAGTAATTTTCTCCCCAATCAGCCCGGAAAGCGTGGAATCGGAACCGATGGATTCATGAAGCTTTTGAAGTTCAGCGAGTAATTCTGCCTGTTTCTGGTTCAGACTGGTTACAGAATCGATACTATCACCGATCACCGTATTCACCTGAGAAGCTTTCGTCTCGAACGTACCGAGTTTTACAATTGCGGAAGCGTACGTGTTATTTAACAGTGTTTCACCATTCGATAATGCACTGCTGAACTGACTCGAGAAAGATCCCAGTGACTGTCGGCTGGCAGCAAGAAGCGCTGTCGTGTCAGTCAGCGTTTTGGAGCCGGAGTCCGCGGCAGAAGATACTGCATCGAGAGTCTCCAGCGCATCCTTGATCAGCTTCTCGGAAGAACCGGATGTTTCTTCAAAATTTTTCAGAACTTTTTGATACTCTTTCAGATTGTCTCTCGTCTCAGAAAGTGCAGTGGAAAGTTCGGAATTGCTCTTATCAATCTTTCCGGTCAGATCACCGGCGGAAGTACGGATCAGTTCCGATACCGTTTCTGCGGCTACCGAAGAAAACGTGTCGTTGATCTGCTGCTGAATCGTCGAAGCACCGGTAGCAGTAATCTTCGGAGCAATCGCATTTTTCTTCTCATTGATATAGTAGTCCAGTTCCGGCTGTTTCACCTCGCCGTCCAGAATACTGAGGAGCGATTCACTGAAATTTTCGGGGATCACGATAGCGGCATAATATTTTCCGGAAGTTACACCGGCTTTTGCCTGCTTTTCATCGACAAACGTCCAACCGAGCTGCTTATTTTTCTTCAACGTATCCACGATGGTGCCTCCGGCATCCAGAGACATCGTCTCTCTACTGGCTCCGGCATCACAGTTGGCGATCGCCACTTTGATGTTACTGGTATTGCCGTAAGGATCCATGTTGGCGGCAATATTGAACCAGGCATACAGCGATGGAAGAACACACACGCCGACCATGACGATCGCTGCTGCCGGGTTGGTAAACAGCCGCCGCATATCACGGGCAAAGATCTGAAATATCTTTTTCATACACACAGAGCAACCGGAAATATCCGGTCACATAACCTCCTTTTAGTTTTCTGCACTCCCAAAATAAGAGAGTAAATTTTGTAGAAAAGTATAACAAAAAATGATAGCAAAGTCCAGAAAGCCACCAAGATAAATGTATGAATTTTCTTCAAAACCTACCAACTTTATGCGTATCTTCAGTTCCTAAAACCTACCAATTTTACGCGCACCTTCAGTTCCCAAAACCTGCCAACTTTACGCGTATCTTCAGTTGCCAAAACCTACCAACTTTACGCGTATCTTCAGTTCCCAAAACCTGCCAACTTTACATGTACCTCCCGTCTCCAACACCTATCAATTTTACGCATATCTTCCGTCTCCAACATCCAGAACCCATGCCCAGGTTTCCACTCGTCAGACAGCCTTATGCTGGCGCCCTTAGCAAAGATGAGATCCAGCATTTACGCAGGCTTTCGCGAGGGTCCGCCGACCCTCGTGAACATAGCCGGAGTTAATGCTTAGCTCAGATTTGCGTTGCCAGCGGTTGTCTGACGAGTGGAAGCCTGGGCATGGGTTCGTCCGTACACAAATCGCTATCTATAACGGAGAAGTAACCAATGCGTGGAAGCCTGGGCATGGGTTCGTCCGTACGCGAAAAGGTTTTGCCCGTACGCGAAAAGGTTTCATCCGTATACCAAAAAGGTCAGATTTACAGTAAGTTATCAATGTGCTAAAATAAAAACCAGCAAAACAAACAGAAGGGAAGATGAGAAAAATGGCTTGTACAACAATCTTAGTAGGTAAAAAAGCATCCTACGACGGATCCACAATGATCGCTCGCAACGACGACTCCGGATCCGGACATTTTACAGCGAAAAAATTCACGGTGGTAACACCCAAAGAACAGCCGAAAACCTATATTTCCGTGCTCTCCCATGTGAAAGTAGAACTGCCGGAACAGGCGATGCGCTATACATCCATGCCAAATGCAGAAAAAGGAGAAGGAATCTGGGCAGCAAGCGGTGTCAATGAGGCAAATGTAGCCATGACA is part of the Blautia faecicola genome and encodes:
- a CDS encoding YhgE/Pip domain-containing protein, with protein sequence MKKIFQIFARDMRRLFTNPAAAIVMVGVCVLPSLYAWFNIAANMDPYGNTSNIKVAIANCDAGASRETMSLDAGGTIVDTLKKNKQLGWTFVDEKQAKAGVTSGKYYAAIVIPENFSESLLSILDGEVKQPELDYYINEKKNAIAPKITATGASTIQQQINDTFSSVAAETVSELIRTSAGDLTGKIDKSNSELSTALSETRDNLKEYQKVLKNFEETSGSSEKLIKDALETLDAVSSAADSGSKTLTDTTALLAASRQSLGSFSSQFSSALSNGETLLNNTYASAIVKLGTFETKASQVNTVIGDSIDSVTSLNQKQAELLAELQKLHESIGSDSTLSGLIGEKITVLQQQNASFQELLDSLSTSNSSIQEAMTTAQNTRTSLEKLVTDSRSSLQTYRNSLNESLIPKLSQSMDTLSTLSGTLTATLSDVNPTIEQLKLILTQLDASLSDSSAALGQTGGVLDTIDQQLSTITTDLGVLQSSDIYNQLITLKGLDVDSISDFMSSPVSIQSKVLYEVENYGSGMTPFYTNLALWVGGLILVSILKQEVDKDEKISRFTPSQAYFGRWLVFVIMGLIQGFIVCAGDIILLKTQCLHPAAFILAGMFCSFVYVNLIYAMALTFKHIGKALAVLLVILQIPGSSGTYPIEMTPIFFQKLHPLLPFSYGISAMRECIAGFYGHTYAKNLGILALFLLLALFIGLVLRLLLMNLNHLFDRRLAETDLMLGETASDELQRPQMQLMLRALMRDDEARKEFMEKSERFERRYPYLIRYGFLAIVIIPLIFLILMFSLESKIVYLILWIVSLIALVLYLICVEYIHDKIRRQMELGGITSEDLVHVIEEEKER